A single genomic interval of Sphingopyxis sp. CCNWLW2 harbors:
- a CDS encoding NAD(P)H-quinone oxidoreductase, whose translation MTSVPVEMTAIAISAPGGPEVLQPTTRPVPQPGAGEVLIRVAAAGVNRPDVLQRMGFYPPPPGASDLPGLEIAGTIVAVGLGGDSELLGQAVCALVAGGGYAEYCIAPAGSCLPVPKGFSMEEAAALPETVFTVWHNLFERGYVRDGETVLVHGGTSGIGTTAIGLCKLFDIKIIVTCGSADKCAAATTLGADLAIDYSSEDYVEAVKAFTGGKGVNVVLDMVGGDYLPRNLACLAEDGRHVTIAFQRGAKVEFDIADVMRRRLTLTGSTLRARSADFKAALADEIHGTLWQRLAEGGWKPAMDQAFPLAEAAAAHARMQAGEHVGKIVLRVG comes from the coding sequence GTGACCAGCGTGCCAGTAGAGATGACCGCCATCGCCATCAGTGCGCCGGGCGGGCCCGAGGTGCTACAACCGACAACGCGCCCGGTGCCCCAGCCCGGAGCGGGCGAGGTGCTGATCCGCGTTGCCGCGGCGGGGGTGAACCGCCCCGACGTGCTCCAGCGCATGGGCTTTTATCCGCCGCCGCCGGGCGCGTCGGACCTGCCGGGGCTCGAAATCGCGGGGACGATCGTCGCGGTTGGCCTGGGAGGCGATTCCGAGCTTCTGGGGCAGGCGGTGTGCGCGCTCGTCGCGGGCGGCGGCTATGCCGAATATTGCATCGCGCCCGCCGGAAGCTGCCTGCCGGTGCCGAAGGGCTTTTCGATGGAAGAGGCCGCGGCGCTGCCCGAGACCGTCTTCACCGTCTGGCACAATCTGTTTGAGCGCGGCTATGTGCGCGACGGCGAGACCGTGCTCGTCCACGGCGGCACCAGCGGCATCGGAACGACCGCGATCGGCCTCTGCAAATTGTTCGACATCAAGATCATCGTGACGTGCGGCAGCGCCGATAAATGCGCCGCCGCGACCACGCTCGGAGCCGATTTGGCGATCGATTATTCGTCCGAGGATTATGTCGAGGCGGTGAAGGCCTTCACCGGCGGCAAGGGCGTCAATGTCGTGCTCGACATGGTCGGCGGCGACTATCTGCCGCGCAATCTCGCTTGTCTCGCCGAGGATGGGCGCCATGTCACCATCGCGTTCCAGCGCGGCGCGAAGGTCGAATTCGACATCGCCGATGTGATGCGCCGCCGGCTGACGCTGACCGGCTCGACGCTTCGCGCCCGCAGCGCCGATTTCAAAGCGGCGCTGGCGGACGAAATCCATGGCACGCTCTGGCAGCGGCTCGCCGAAGGTGGTTGGAAGCCCGCGATGGACCAGGCGTTCCCGCTCGCCGAAGCCGCTGCCGCGCACGCGCGGATGCAGGCGGGCGAGCATGTGGGGAAGATCGTGCTCCGCGTGGGATGA
- a CDS encoding glutathione S-transferase family protein: MGDRPILHEYAASGNCYKIRLTAALLDCPIERREYDIMKGETRTPDFLANVNANGRIPVLQVGDKFLPESNAACFWLADGTHLIPYDRFERADMLHWMFFEQYNHEPNVATLRFWMKWIGEANFTELQRAQVPAKQAAGAAALQLMNDHLAAHDWFAGQDLSLADIALYAYTHVAEEGGCFALSDYPAVQRWLARVEAEPGYIRMG, translated from the coding sequence ATGGGCGACAGGCCGATCCTTCACGAATATGCCGCGAGCGGCAATTGCTACAAAATCCGCCTGACCGCGGCGCTGCTCGACTGTCCGATCGAACGACGCGAATATGACATTATGAAGGGCGAGACGCGCACGCCCGACTTCCTCGCGAACGTCAACGCCAATGGCCGCATCCCGGTGCTGCAGGTCGGCGACAAATTCTTGCCCGAAAGCAATGCCGCCTGCTTCTGGCTCGCCGACGGGACGCACCTCATCCCCTATGACCGGTTCGAACGCGCCGACATGCTGCACTGGATGTTCTTCGAACAATATAATCACGAACCCAATGTCGCGACCTTGCGGTTCTGGATGAAGTGGATCGGCGAGGCGAATTTCACCGAACTCCAGCGCGCGCAGGTGCCGGCGAAGCAGGCGGCAGGCGCCGCGGCGCTGCAGCTGATGAACGACCATCTGGCGGCGCACGACTGGTTCGCCGGGCAGGACCTCTCGCTCGCCGACATCGCGCTCTATGCCTATACGCATGTCGCCGAGGAGGGCGGGTGCTTCGCACTGTCCGATTATCCGGCGGTGCAACGCTGGCTGGCGCGGGTCGAGGCCGAGCCCGGCTATATCAGGATGGGATAG
- the map gene encoding type I methionyl aminopeptidase has product MYDYVSVTAADAAAPARVRDGTIKLHDEAGFAGMRKAGRLSAEILDALVPFVQPGVTTAAIDDLVRTMMLDGGGIPATLGYRGFTHSCCTSINHVVCHGIPDDKPVREGDIVNIDVTSIVDGWHGDTSRMYLVGDVPIKAKRLVEITYECLMLGIEQAKPGNRMGDVAHAIQTHAEKHRYSVVRDFCGHGLGQMFHDAPEVVHAGRPGTGPELRPGMFFTIEPMINTGKYAVKMLADGWTAVTRDRSLSAQFEHSIGITETGCEIFTASPKGLNAPPWA; this is encoded by the coding sequence ATGTACGACTATGTCTCCGTAACCGCCGCCGACGCTGCGGCCCCCGCCCGCGTTCGCGACGGCACGATCAAGCTGCACGACGAGGCGGGTTTTGCCGGCATGCGCAAGGCGGGGCGGCTGTCGGCCGAAATCCTCGACGCGCTCGTTCCCTTCGTCCAGCCGGGTGTCACCACGGCCGCAATCGACGACCTTGTCCGCACGATGATGCTCGACGGCGGCGGCATTCCAGCGACGCTCGGCTATCGCGGTTTCACGCATAGCTGTTGCACCAGCATCAACCATGTCGTCTGCCACGGCATCCCCGACGACAAGCCGGTGCGCGAGGGCGACATCGTCAATATCGACGTTACCAGCATCGTCGACGGCTGGCACGGCGACACCAGCCGCATGTATCTGGTCGGCGATGTGCCGATCAAGGCGAAGCGCCTCGTCGAGATCACCTATGAATGCCTGATGCTCGGCATCGAGCAAGCGAAGCCCGGCAACCGCATGGGCGACGTCGCGCACGCGATCCAGACCCACGCCGAGAAACATCGCTATTCGGTCGTCCGCGATTTCTGCGGCCACGGCCTCGGCCAGATGTTCCACGACGCGCCCGAGGTCGTCCACGCCGGACGCCCCGGCACCGGACCCGAACTTCGCCCCGGCATGTTCTTCACGATCGAGCCGATGATCAACACCGGCAAATATGCGGTGAAGATGCTCGCCGACGGCTGGACCGCGGTGACGCGCGACCGCAGCCTCTCGGCGCAGTTCGAACACAGCATCGGAATCACCGAGACAGGCTGCGAGATTTTCACAGCCAGCCCCAAGGGTCTGAACGCCCCGCCTTGGGCATAA
- a CDS encoding LysR substrate-binding domain-containing protein yields MTRNRKLPPLATLRAFEAAARHLSFRKAAGELGVTPTAISHQIRLLEDVLGLALFTRRVRQVALTEAGERLYPTLRDGFDAFDRTLADLAPESRRAAVTLTATIQFTARRLLPALGSFRERFPDFDLRLHSSNEAVDLAAGLADVAVRYGRGPFDGLVSRPLFSERFGLLCSPKLGLTGPEDLARATLLHVDWCQPANASDWRRWARIAGMEGLAVDEGPRFSSDDHALQAAVAGHGVAIGSLILARPEIDAGLLVHPFGPVIEGESYHMLATPANMACADVRAVCAWLVESVAGFAAGDHLLPAA; encoded by the coding sequence ATGACACGGAATCGGAAACTGCCGCCGCTCGCGACGTTGCGCGCCTTCGAGGCCGCGGCGCGCCATCTCAGTTTTCGAAAGGCCGCGGGCGAGCTGGGAGTGACGCCGACGGCGATCAGCCACCAGATTCGTCTGCTGGAGGATGTGCTGGGGCTCGCGTTGTTCACGCGCCGCGTGCGGCAGGTCGCGCTGACCGAAGCGGGCGAGCGACTATATCCGACGTTGCGCGACGGATTCGATGCATTCGACCGGACGCTCGCCGATCTCGCTCCGGAGTCCCGGCGTGCGGCGGTGACATTGACCGCGACGATCCAGTTTACGGCACGCAGGCTGCTGCCCGCGCTCGGCTCGTTTCGCGAACGCTTTCCCGATTTCGACCTGCGGCTGCATTCCTCGAACGAGGCGGTCGATCTGGCTGCGGGACTGGCCGATGTCGCGGTTCGTTATGGTCGCGGGCCCTTTGACGGGCTGGTCAGCCGACCGCTTTTTTCGGAACGCTTCGGATTGCTTTGCAGCCCGAAGCTCGGTCTCACCGGGCCAGAGGATCTCGCGCGCGCCACCTTGCTGCACGTCGACTGGTGCCAGCCCGCCAACGCGTCGGACTGGCGGCGGTGGGCGCGGATTGCCGGGATGGAGGGGCTGGCCGTCGATGAAGGGCCGCGTTTCAGTTCGGACGATCACGCCTTGCAGGCGGCGGTCGCGGGGCATGGCGTGGCGATCGGCAGCCTGATCCTCGCCCGGCCCGAGATCGATGCGGGGCTGCTGGTCCATCCCTTCGGCCCGGTCATCGAAGGCGAGAGCTACCATATGCTTGCGACCCCCGCGAACATGGCCTGTGCCGACGTGCGGGCGGTTTGCGCGTGGCTCGTCGAATCTGTCGCGGGCTTCGCCGCCGGCGACCACCTCTTGCCCGCAGCCTAA
- a CDS encoding FMN-dependent NADH-azoreductase, protein MRILHIDSSARPGLSGQDRHGSHSRRLSERLVRRWSIARPQDEIVYRDVGLAPPSHVDAEWIAAAFSPPGRRSDEQRARLAESDHLVAELIAADLVVVGAPMYNFGMPAPLKAWLDKIVRVGVTFGFDRGRAGEPYWPMLPPGKRLVILGARGDYGYDPGGRQADVNFVEAGLKAPLAYIGLRDTDSIAVEFDEFADERLAQSIAAAESRVDALVDRLVADLEECVAA, encoded by the coding sequence TTGCGTATACTCCACATCGATTCCAGCGCCCGGCCCGGCCTTTCGGGTCAGGACCGGCACGGTTCGCACAGCCGGCGGTTGAGCGAACGCCTCGTGCGCCGTTGGTCGATCGCACGGCCGCAGGATGAGATCGTCTATCGCGACGTCGGCCTCGCTCCGCCGTCGCATGTCGACGCCGAATGGATCGCCGCCGCTTTCTCCCCGCCCGGCCGGCGCAGCGACGAACAGCGCGCGCGGCTGGCCGAAAGCGACCATCTGGTCGCCGAACTGATCGCTGCGGACCTCGTCGTCGTCGGGGCGCCCATGTATAATTTCGGCATGCCGGCACCGCTGAAGGCGTGGCTCGACAAGATCGTTCGTGTCGGCGTCACGTTCGGCTTCGACCGCGGGCGGGCGGGCGAGCCCTATTGGCCGATGCTGCCCCCCGGCAAGCGGCTGGTCATCCTCGGCGCGCGCGGCGATTATGGTTATGATCCGGGCGGTCGCCAGGCCGACGTCAATTTCGTCGAGGCCGGCCTGAAAGCGCCGCTCGCCTATATCGGGCTTCGCGACACCGATTCGATCGCGGTCGAATTTGACGAGTTCGCCGACGAACGCCTCGCCCAATCGATCGCCGCCGCGGAAAGCCGCGTCGATGCGCTGGTCGACCGGCTGGTTGCCGATCTGGAAGAGTGCGTGGCGGCCTGA
- a CDS encoding DUF1013 domain-containing protein, whose protein sequence is MPHATAAWLVDNTGLTFVQIAEYCGIHILEVQAIADETAATKYTGRDPVRAHELSMEEIEKGQKDPNYKLKMSKQAQDTIRRTRGPRYTPVSKRQDKPDGIAWILKNHPEVSDGAIGKLIGTTRNTIGAIRDRSHWNSANIVPKDPVTLGLCSQRELDALVAKAAKKAGIKAPEDSRFEGDREALLEELRAERTAANEARAAEEAEADGEA, encoded by the coding sequence ATGCCGCACGCGACCGCCGCCTGGCTGGTCGACAACACCGGCCTCACCTTTGTCCAGATCGCCGAATATTGCGGCATCCACATCCTCGAAGTGCAGGCGATCGCCGACGAGACCGCCGCGACCAAATATACCGGCCGCGACCCCGTCCGCGCACACGAACTGTCGATGGAAGAAATCGAAAAGGGTCAGAAGGACCCGAACTACAAGCTCAAGATGAGCAAGCAGGCGCAGGACACGATCCGCCGCACCCGCGGCCCGCGCTACACCCCGGTCAGCAAGCGCCAGGACAAGCCCGACGGCATCGCCTGGATCCTCAAGAACCATCCCGAAGTGTCGGACGGCGCGATCGGCAAGCTGATCGGCACCACGCGCAACACGATCGGCGCGATCCGCGACCGCAGCCACTGGAACAGCGCGAACATCGTGCCCAAGGATCCGGTGACGCTCGGCCTCTGCTCGCAGCGCGAGCTTGATGCGCTCGTCGCCAAGGCGGCGAAGAAGGCGGGCATCAAGGCGCCCGAGGACAGCCGCTTCGAAGGCGACCGCGAAGCGTTGCTCGAAGAGCTGCGCGCCGAACGCACCGCCGCGAACGAAGCGCGCGCCGCCGAGGAAGCCGAAGCCGACGGCGAAGCCTGA
- the clpA gene encoding ATP-dependent Clp protease ATP-binding subunit ClpA, whose protein sequence is MPSFSESLEKTLHNALKAASERHHEYATLEHLLYALIDDDHAAEVMRACGVALDDLQSAVVHYLDTELDSLKVEGHSDPSPTSGFQRVVQRAILHVQSSGKDEVTGANVLVALFSERESYAVYFLQQQDLTRLDAVSYLSHGVGKGGKPSPQAEPEEKEETKEKAEGKNKKETALDQFTVNLNEKAKVGKVDPLIGRNAEVDRTIQILCRRSKNNPLYVGDPGVGKTAIAEGLARKIIEGDVPEVLLPAVIYSLDMGALLAGTRYRGDFEERLKQVVTELEGLPHAILFIDEIHTVIGAGATSGGAMDASNLLKPALSGGVIRCIGSTTYKEFRNHFEKDRALLRRFQKIDVVEPTLEDTKKILAGLRSAFEAHHQVRYTQDAINAAVDLSARYINDRKLPDKAIDVIDEVGAMQMLVAPSKRKKTITAKEIEAVIATMARIPPKSVSSDDKATLASLETDLKRVVFGQNTAIEVLSSAIKLSRAGLRDPEKPIGNYLFSGPTGVGKTEVAKQLASIMGIPLQRFDMSEYMERHSVSRLIGAPPGYVGYDQGGLLTDAIDQNPHCVLLLDEIEKAHPDLFNILLQVMDHGRLTDHHGKTVDFRNVILIMTTNAGASDMAREGIGFGQFTREDVQEEAVKNLFTPEFRNRLDAIVPFGYLPPEVVARVVDKFILELELQLADRNVHIQLDDAAREWLTGKGYDKLYGARPMGRLIQEKIKQPLAEELLFGKLVHGGEVKVKMKTGDDAHVGNPLAFEITPAPPKGGKGKPKADKAKKAAE, encoded by the coding sequence ATGCCGTCCTTTTCGGAAAGCCTCGAAAAGACACTACATAATGCGCTGAAGGCCGCTTCGGAGCGCCACCACGAATATGCGACGCTCGAGCATCTGCTCTATGCGCTGATCGACGACGATCATGCCGCCGAAGTGATGCGCGCGTGCGGCGTCGCGCTCGACGACCTGCAATCGGCGGTCGTCCATTATCTCGATACCGAACTCGACAGCCTGAAGGTCGAGGGGCACAGCGATCCTTCCCCCACCAGCGGTTTCCAACGCGTCGTCCAGCGCGCGATCCTGCATGTCCAGTCGTCGGGCAAGGATGAGGTGACGGGTGCCAATGTCCTCGTCGCGCTCTTCTCCGAACGCGAAAGCTACGCGGTTTATTTCCTCCAGCAGCAGGATCTGACGCGGCTCGATGCTGTGTCCTACCTCAGCCACGGCGTCGGCAAGGGCGGCAAGCCCTCGCCGCAGGCCGAGCCCGAGGAAAAGGAAGAGACGAAGGAAAAGGCCGAGGGCAAGAACAAGAAGGAAACCGCGCTCGACCAGTTCACCGTCAACCTCAACGAGAAGGCAAAGGTCGGCAAGGTCGATCCGCTGATCGGCCGCAATGCCGAGGTCGACCGCACGATCCAGATCCTCTGCCGCCGGTCGAAGAACAACCCGCTCTATGTCGGCGATCCCGGCGTCGGCAAGACCGCGATCGCGGAAGGCCTCGCGCGCAAGATTATCGAGGGCGACGTGCCCGAGGTGCTGCTGCCCGCGGTCATCTATTCGCTCGACATGGGCGCGCTGCTCGCCGGCACGCGTTATCGCGGCGATTTCGAGGAGCGGCTGAAACAGGTCGTGACCGAGCTTGAAGGCCTGCCGCACGCGATCCTGTTCATCGACGAAATCCACACCGTCATCGGTGCCGGCGCGACGAGCGGCGGCGCGATGGATGCGTCGAACCTCCTGAAACCCGCATTGTCGGGCGGCGTGATCCGCTGCATCGGCTCGACGACGTATAAGGAGTTCCGCAACCATTTCGAAAAGGACCGCGCGCTTCTCCGCCGGTTCCAGAAGATCGACGTGGTCGAACCGACGCTGGAGGACACCAAGAAGATCCTCGCGGGTCTGCGCAGCGCGTTCGAGGCGCATCACCAGGTGCGTTACACGCAGGACGCGATCAACGCCGCGGTCGACCTGTCGGCGCGTTACATCAACGACCGCAAATTGCCCGACAAGGCGATCGACGTGATCGACGAGGTCGGCGCGATGCAGATGCTCGTCGCCCCGTCGAAGCGCAAGAAGACGATCACCGCCAAGGAGATCGAGGCCGTGATCGCGACAATGGCGCGCATCCCGCCCAAATCGGTGTCGAGCGATGACAAGGCGACGCTCGCGAGCCTCGAAACCGACCTCAAGCGCGTCGTGTTCGGTCAGAACACCGCGATCGAGGTGCTGTCGTCGGCGATCAAGCTGAGCCGCGCGGGCCTGCGCGATCCCGAGAAGCCGATCGGCAACTATCTCTTCTCGGGTCCCACCGGCGTCGGCAAGACCGAGGTCGCCAAACAGCTCGCGTCGATCATGGGCATCCCGCTCCAGCGTTTCGACATGTCCGAATATATGGAACGCCATTCGGTCAGCCGCCTGATCGGTGCGCCCCCGGGGTATGTCGGTTACGATCAGGGCGGTCTGCTTACCGATGCGATCGACCAGAACCCGCATTGCGTGTTGCTGCTCGACGAGATCGAAAAGGCGCATCCCGACCTGTTCAACATATTGTTGCAGGTCATGGACCATGGCCGCCTGACCGATCATCACGGCAAGACGGTCGATTTCCGCAACGTCATCCTGATTATGACGACCAATGCGGGCGCGAGCGACATGGCGCGCGAGGGCATCGGCTTCGGCCAGTTCACCCGCGAGGATGTGCAGGAGGAAGCGGTGAAGAATCTCTTCACCCCCGAATTCCGCAACCGCCTCGATGCGATCGTGCCGTTCGGCTATCTGCCGCCCGAGGTGGTCGCGCGCGTCGTCGACAAGTTCATCCTCGAACTCGAACTGCAGCTCGCCGACCGCAACGTCCATATCCAGCTCGACGATGCGGCGCGCGAATGGCTGACCGGCAAGGGTTATGACAAGCTCTATGGCGCACGTCCGATGGGCCGCCTGATCCAGGAAAAGATCAAGCAGCCGCTCGCCGAGGAACTGCTGTTCGGCAAGCTCGTCCATGGCGGCGAGGTCAAGGTGAAGATGAAGACCGGCGACGACGCGCATGTCGGCAACCCGCTGGCCTTCGAAATCACCCCCGCCCCGCCCAAGGGCGGCAAGGGCAAGCCGAAAGCCGACAAGGCGAAGAAGGCCGCAGAATAA
- a CDS encoding DUF1192 domain-containing protein — MDDDDLPRRRDDVLTALIKQPLDPLSVDELGERIEILEAEIERIKAHRSAATSQKAAAEALFKKG, encoded by the coding sequence ATGGACGATGACGACCTTCCCCGCCGCCGCGACGATGTGCTGACGGCACTGATCAAGCAGCCGCTCGATCCGCTGTCGGTCGACGAGCTGGGCGAACGCATCGAAATCCTCGAAGCCGAGATCGAGCGCATCAAGGCGCACCGCAGCGCCGCGACGAGCCAGAAGGCGGCCGCCGAGGCGTTGTTCAAAAAGGGGTGA
- a CDS encoding peroxidase family protein has protein sequence MPRHGVYPRDIVPPRSKYSDAGRFGRMFGELPPFAADTPDVRAALIEIGKVGGIMDAKDNLTKTPAELITNPALSAKNSDNPTLTAGFTFLGQFLDHDMTFDPTSSLERQVDPEQIANFRTPSFGLDNVYGAGPGGSPHLYDTQGGKGGKFLIEPTGTANKFDVPRNSQKVALIADPRDDENLIIGQLQVAFLKFHNEVVDYVKTKIKLTGSDEIFAEAQRIVRWHYQWIIVHEFLRKTCGDAVVDDVLTNGRKYYNWHNEPYIPVEFSVAAYRFGHSQVRPSYRANFTGNGGNPFFAMIFTPTPSDPNDPDDLSGGCRAPRRFIDWPTFFDFSDGNVKPNKKIDTTLSTSLFRLPGSVVSNPDPKSNPASLAQRNLLRHLTFSLPSGQRVARAMKLPELSKGDLADLKPHGFDDRTPLWFYILREAQATQNGERLGPVGARIVTEVFLGLLQGDKGSYLSQDPEWQPFLPTVDASKKGDDFRMIDLLRFAEVA, from the coding sequence ATGCCTCGTCACGGCGTATATCCGCGCGACATCGTTCCGCCGCGCTCCAAATATTCCGACGCCGGCCGTTTTGGCCGCATGTTCGGCGAATTGCCGCCCTTTGCCGCAGACACCCCCGATGTCCGCGCCGCGCTGATCGAGATCGGCAAGGTCGGGGGCATCATGGATGCCAAAGACAATCTGACCAAGACCCCCGCCGAGCTGATCACCAACCCGGCACTGTCGGCAAAGAACAGCGACAATCCGACGTTGACCGCGGGCTTCACCTTCCTCGGCCAGTTCCTCGATCATGACATGACGTTCGATCCGACCTCCAGCCTCGAGCGGCAGGTCGATCCCGAACAGATCGCCAATTTCCGTACCCCCAGCTTCGGCCTCGACAATGTCTATGGCGCGGGGCCGGGTGGCAGTCCGCATCTCTATGACACGCAGGGCGGCAAGGGCGGTAAGTTCCTGATCGAACCCACGGGCACGGCGAACAAGTTCGACGTGCCGCGCAACAGCCAGAAGGTCGCGCTGATCGCCGACCCGCGCGATGATGAAAATCTGATCATCGGCCAGCTTCAGGTCGCTTTCCTGAAGTTTCACAACGAGGTCGTCGACTATGTGAAGACCAAGATCAAGCTGACCGGTTCGGACGAGATTTTCGCCGAGGCGCAGCGGATCGTGCGCTGGCATTATCAGTGGATCATCGTCCACGAATTCCTGCGCAAGACGTGCGGCGACGCGGTGGTCGACGATGTGCTGACCAACGGCCGCAAATATTACAACTGGCACAACGAGCCCTATATCCCGGTCGAATTCTCGGTCGCGGCTTACCGCTTCGGGCACAGCCAGGTGCGGCCGTCGTACCGCGCGAACTTCACCGGCAACGGCGGCAATCCCTTCTTCGCGATGATCTTTACCCCGACGCCGTCGGATCCGAACGATCCCGACGATCTGTCGGGCGGTTGCCGCGCGCCGCGACGCTTCATCGACTGGCCGACCTTCTTCGATTTCAGCGACGGCAATGTGAAGCCGAACAAGAAGATCGATACGACGCTGTCGACCTCGCTGTTCCGCCTGCCGGGTTCGGTCGTGTCGAACCCCGATCCGAAATCGAACCCGGCCTCGCTCGCGCAGCGCAACCTGCTCCGCCACCTGACCTTCTCACTGCCGTCAGGACAGCGCGTAGCGCGAGCGATGAAGCTGCCCGAACTGTCGAAGGGCGACCTCGCCGATCTCAAGCCGCACGGTTTCGACGACCGGACGCCGCTGTGGTTCTATATATTGCGCGAGGCGCAGGCGACGCAGAATGGCGAGCGGCTGGGGCCGGTCGGCGCGCGCATCGTCACCGAAGTGTTCCTCGGGCTGCTGCAGGGCGACAAGGGATCCTATCTCTCGCAGGATCCCGAATGGCAGCCCTTTCTGCCGACGGTCGACGCGTCGAAGAAGGGCGACGATTTCCGGATGATCGACCTGCTGCGCTTCGCCGAGGTCGCGTAA
- a CDS encoding ATP-binding protein codes for MKTSIEIGTDSTGQGVHINVQELLATRLLVQGNSGSGKSHLLRRILEESAELVQQIVIDPEGDFVTLADAYSHVVINGGDYNEREIAAMGARIREHRASIILSLESLDIEAQMTCAAAFLNALFDAPREHWFPALVVVDEAQMFAPSVAGDVADNVRRASLSAMTNLMCRGRKRGLAGAIATQRLAKLAKNVAAEASNFLMGRTFLDIDMARAADLLGMERRQAEAIRDLERGHFLGLGPAISRRPLSVRIGSTKTATRMGTHSLMPLPVAGGEDMRSMLFTEMEAPVAPRVFAPEPEPVAASELLERIAASEGLHEDHDAPPVFDIVEAAEEAGHSDAVVIAMLEEMLSDPDSAFQPEAYLYQDFSVRCRMQKLKKVPLDLAAFRRRFALAKGGVFDPSEPRWREALSVADRLPHDMFAPFLQIARAAMDGEPCPDDDILGRAYGSRSPGRIRRLVEYMEKQGVIVVRADFGGRRSIGIPELGLSTEAE; via the coding sequence GTGAAGACCAGCATCGAGATCGGAACCGACAGCACCGGGCAGGGCGTGCACATCAACGTCCAGGAGCTGCTGGCGACGCGGCTGCTCGTCCAGGGCAATTCGGGATCGGGCAAGTCGCACCTTCTTCGCCGCATTCTCGAGGAAAGCGCCGAGCTGGTGCAGCAGATCGTGATCGATCCCGAGGGTGATTTCGTCACGCTCGCCGATGCGTACAGCCATGTCGTGATCAACGGCGGCGATTATAACGAGCGCGAGATCGCCGCGATGGGCGCGCGCATCCGCGAGCATCGCGCGTCGATCATCCTCAGCCTCGAATCGCTCGACATCGAGGCGCAGATGACGTGCGCCGCCGCGTTCCTGAACGCGCTGTTCGATGCGCCGCGCGAGCATTGGTTTCCCGCGCTGGTGGTGGTCGACGAGGCGCAGATGTTCGCGCCGAGTGTCGCGGGCGACGTCGCCGATAATGTCCGCCGCGCGAGCCTGTCCGCGATGACGAACCTGATGTGCCGCGGGCGCAAGCGCGGGCTTGCCGGCGCGATCGCGACGCAGCGGCTCGCCAAGCTCGCGAAGAATGTCGCCGCCGAGGCGAGCAATTTCCTGATGGGGCGCACCTTCCTCGACATCGACATGGCGCGCGCCGCCGACCTGCTCGGCATGGAGCGGCGGCAGGCCGAAGCGATCCGCGACCTCGAACGCGGGCATTTCCTCGGGCTCGGCCCCGCGATATCGCGGCGTCCGCTGTCGGTGCGTATCGGGTCGACGAAGACCGCGACGCGCATGGGAACGCACAGCCTGATGCCGCTGCCTGTCGCGGGCGGCGAGGATATGCGCTCGATGCTCTTCACCGAGATGGAAGCGCCGGTCGCGCCGCGCGTCTTTGCGCCCGAACCCGAACCCGTTGCGGCGAGCGAATTGCTCGAACGCATCGCGGCGAGCGAGGGGCTCCACGAGGATCACGACGCCCCGCCCGTGTTCGACATCGTCGAGGCGGCCGAGGAAGCGGGGCATAGTGACGCGGTGGTGATCGCGATGCTCGAGGAAATGCTGTCCGACCCCGACAGCGCCTTCCAGCCCGAAGCCTATCTCTATCAGGATTTTTCGGTGCGCTGCCGGATGCAGAAGCTGAAGAAGGTGCCGCTCGACCTCGCCGCCTTCCGCCGCCGCTTCGCGCTCGCCAAGGGCGGCGTGTTCGATCCATCGGAGCCGCGCTGGCGCGAGGCGCTGTCGGTCGCCGACCGGCTGCCGCATGACATGTTCGCCCCCTTCCTGCAGATCGCGCGCGCCGCGATGGACGGCGAGCCCTGCCCCGACGACGACATCCTCGGCCGCGCCTATGGCAGCCGGTCGCCGGGGCGTATCCGCCGGCTGGTCGAATATATGGAAAAACAGGGCGTGATCGTCGTGCGCGCCGATTTTGGCGGGCGCCGCTCGATCGGCATTCCCGAGCTTGGGCTCAGCACCGAAGCCGAATAG